GGGGTTATCAGGAGTTATGTCAATTGATTGACCCTGCTAAATTCGGAGGACTAtgtgggtactacttgagaacagtggccCCGGTGCGCGCACTGGCGTACTCGCGCATCCTCACTatctagtcgtgactagtcgatcctacgattACCTagcaaaataaaacacaaaataatttttttaaaacaaagtaaataaaacaaaaacaaaaaggatcgactagtcacgactagctagagcagatgcgcgactacgcgagtgcgcgcaccgggaccactgttctcaagtagtaccactATGTGTAAATCCATGGCAGACcaagaggaagaaataaataaaagaatctggcgtaacttcggtataggtaccggatacatttcaagaaagtgtttttttttatatatatggggggggggttagggtttgtgttaaggtaagggttaggtttaggggtgggagaaaaggattTCTGGGCGATCTTTCgcctctagtagacctttccgtcgatttccgtaaaaatttttttttttttacatatgggcttgcgggagcttttgaagtaatatacatacatatacacatacaccgagtaaaaaatttcagttatttctctctttcacacacactaacagaagcacttcacttacacaacatactgtctgtctcccacaccccatcaaacacacacacacatgtacatcaatgcttcacatgcacggtaacttcaaaagaacttccctcgtcatacaatcgctttctcttagtctctttcgctctcattacttcaaaagttcccgcaagcccatatgtaaaaaaaaaaaaaattttttttacggaaatcgacggaaaggtctactagagacgaaagattgccgattTCTGTtaccttcagaaatgtaaacaaagccacttcctgtacttacggtacctataccgaaggatcgccaagaGCCTGGCGGTTTCTTACTTACGAGCAATGGAGACAGTAGAACTGCGCGGCGCCGGGCAAATCGTAATTCACGGCTTGGTTCAATAGTTTCGAGGCCTCCGCAGGTTTCATGTCGACGTGGATTTGATCAACGTCCCTCAAATAACGTTTGGTCTTCCATTTCTTCTTAAAACAACAAGCAGATTTGTTCTTATGGAATCCTTTCCTCGACGTGTGGGTCATGGTTGTTTACACGTGCCGAGTCAGAGAATAAAGAGGAAGTTGGTGTTTGTTGCAATAACTCTTCTGTTAAGTGGAGGTAGATTTAGTGGTGGGGAGGTGCCAGCTCTGACGTCATTCATCAAAGTCCGGTCTCGTCTTTTCCTGACCGGACAACTTTAAACGACAAAACAATCAGCTGATTTCTCTACACAGCCAAtgctttatttaataataataattagtattattTGGCGATCGATACGATATAGTTTCGATTCGAAGTTAAGAACCAATTCGCTTCACTTTCTTGGCTGAAGTTTTGAGAAAAAATATGTCAAAAGACGTTTCTTTCTTCTATAAATAAGAACTCCAAGAGTGTGTATCCTTATaataatttacttgtttcagtcatttgttgcggccatgctggaacaccaccttaaagggtgtttttaatcgagcaaatcgaccccaggacttatccttcgtaagcctagtacttattctatcgatttccttTGCCAATCTGCTagtttacgtggacgtaaacacaccaacatcgattatcaagcgatggtggggcacaaacacagacacacacacacacaaacacatataaatatatgacaggcttctttcagtttccatctaccaaatccactcacaaggctttggtcggcccgaggttatagtaaaagatgcttacccaaggtaccacgtagtaggactgaaccctgaaccatgtggttgggaaacaagcttcttaccacactcccacgcctgtgcctatgtatctctcttttactcttttacttgtttcagtcatgtgactgtggccatgctggagcaccgcctttagtcgatcaaatcgaccccaggacttattctttgtaagcctagtacctattttatcggtctccttttttgccgaaccgctaagttacggggacgtaaacacaccagcatcggttgtcaagcgatgttggggggacaaacacagacacacaaacatgcacatacatatatatatatatatatatatatacgacgggcttctttcagtttccgtctaccaaatccactcaaaaggctttggtcgacccgaggctatagtagaagacacttacccaaggtgccacgcagtgggactgaacccggaaccatgtggttggtaagcaagctacttaccacacagccactcctacgcctatgtttggtaatatatcttttttttcagccattggactgtctCAAAAGTttctttagtcaaacaactcaGTATGTATTCTATTggtttattttgctgaactgctaagttacagggacatatgcACAAGGCAATGCTGgttggatatatacacacattacaggttccttccagtttccgcctatcaaatccacttacaaggtgtAAAACGCTTCCTTTTTTCCGagctgagatttgaaaccaaatctgaGTATTCTTGCTCATCTGATCCACCACTGGCCAAACGGGTGTGAAAGAAATTTCTCTGTCCTGTCAAAAAGTGATGGATGGATTTCTCTTCGACCTCTGACCTGAGCTGTTTTATTTAAGGTTCAAGTGGACAAGAGGCGACCTACATAGGTAGAAATTACTCCTGTGGTATATCTGTCCTTCTAGCTGGGATGACCCTTATAAATACAGTCAGACACACGACAGATAAGCAGACAGCCAGCAAGAGGCAAACGGTCAACAGACCGCAGTTAACTTGTGCCAGTCAAGCAGCCAACACAGAACCACATGTTCGGCATGAATGACCCAACAcagaacatacacagacatgaccAAATGAccaaagcacacacaaacacaaagcatGCCCAGTTCTACCACATCACATCAAGAGagtatggatcttttcggtttgaacggcagttttttctagcagtgtcatatgaaattgtcacccataattatgaccctagtatcgatctattgcatttcaatctattttagggttaggggttgggggaagggtatctttttttcttcagaaatgtaaataaacccaatctgtttcttaaccctttcgttactgtatttattttgagatgttctgtgtttctttcaattactttaaatataacaaagaatttagtaaaataacttagttatcattcagcttgtattaggaacataaattgtgactaaggtttggtggaagattttaattaaagccttaagaaaacaagacatttgtacaacagagccagagctagtttcagccgggttggtaacaaaagggttaaacaagggacattttcatatggcacagaatgttttcacctcaatagacgtcattgattggttgaaattgaagaaaaaaaacaccaaatatcttacaaaccatagaattttctcaataaagccaagagaaaagatgttttataaacacattctaccagtatacgaagttttaaagtatttagttacgtggaaattatttttaaaaactgccattcaaaccgaaaagatcccagagtatttctcctgtttattttttactttgcCAACTTGAATCAAGTTGGTAATGTTATGTAGCAGATTTTCTTGTGCATACAACACATAAATGCAAGTGTCAattaaattattcaaaccacaatCTGATGCTTTCCCATTATTTTACTTTGATCTCGTCCACATGCCTGTTTCATCTTCTACATCAACAGCATCTTTTGCTACACATCCCGCTACAAAGGTTTTGGTTGGACTCTTGCTATaacaaaagatacttgcccaaagtgccatgcagtgggactgaacctggaaccatgtggttgggaagcaaacttcttatttgtttactacccacaaggggctaaacatagaggggacaaacaaggacagacaaaaggattaagtcgattatatcgaccccagtgcataactggtacttaatttatcaaccccaaaaggatgaaaggaaaagtcaaccttggtggaatttgaactcagaacataaagaaagaaaacattaatgCAAGAGTAGTGATGTTGGccgtggaggtacatggcctagtggttagagcagcggactcacggtcgagggatcatgggttcgaacctcagaccgggcaatgtgtgtgtttatgagcgaaacacctaagctccatgcagctctggcagaacgtaatggcaaaacttctgctgactctttcgccacaactttctctcactctttcctcctgcatcttgcaactcacctgcgacggaccggcgtcccattcaggtggggaacctatgcgccaagaaaccaggaaaccggcccttatgagccaggcatggctcgagaaggaacaaacaacagtgATGTTGGCTGGGATAATCATATTACACTTGTGCTctgccctctccctctcttttactgGTCCTCTCTTTACAGCTCCTCTGCCTCCTTAACACCTCATCTTTCTCTTCCTAATGTATATTGCACCACTATCCTCTCCCCAGCTTTTCATATTCACCGAACCCTCTCATTCATATAACATAGGGTCATATGAACTCATTTTACTATcattatctcacacacacacattcacacactctctttctgtttctctctctctccccttctaaGTCTGTCATTTCTCTTTCATGACTTCCCCCAGCCCTGTCCCTTCTTTTACCTTTTCATAAAAATGAATTTGTTCTTCCCATCATACTTTTACTTCACTTAACACCTCACCTTCAACTCTCCTCATATCATCACCCTCTCCTTTAGTCttcctcttaaccctttcgttaccaacccagctgaaaccacctctggctctgtaatacaaatgtcttgtttccataagttttgaattaaaacctttcaccaaacctcagtcacaatttatgttcctaacactaagcttaatgataactaagttattttactaaattctttgtaatatttaaagtaattgaaagaaacacagagcatctcaaaataaatacggtaacaaaagggggTTAAAGTACTGGAAACTCTTTAACATTACAGGTTACACAGGAGAACTTTTATCAAGCCAgatgtgtttaacccttttgataccaacccagttgaaaccagctctggctctcagtacaaatgtcttgttttcataaattttgaattaaaatctttcaccaaacctcagtcacaatttatgttcctaacactagcttaatgataaccaagttattttactaaattctttgtaatatttaaaataattgaaagaaacacagagcatctcaaaataaatacggcaaCAAAAGGGGGTTAAAGTACTGGAAACTCTTTAACATTACAAGTTACACAGGAGAACTTTTATCAAGACAGTTGTTACGATGTAAGTTGGGTTAAAAACAAAGGCAAAATAACAATGGAAAACAAAGGTttacactttattttattattcaatatttcgggtcTAAAAAACCCTTATCAAGAAAAGAAATACTGAAAACTGATATTACCTCCAATCACTGATAAGAGGACATAGaaagatgggggtgggggtgggggaacagGTAGATGGGAAAAGGAAATTTGCTAATTAGCATCACGAAACATTTGTCTGTTGTTGAGGCAGGGTTttagtctctttttttttaaccaataaGTTTTGTTTCCTTCGTTTGTAGGAATTGTTATGGGTAAACAAGTTCTTCATTGGATCCAAAAGACGATTTCCCATTTCACTTCCTCATTTCACCtagattatcttttttttcttttttgtttacttgttccagtcattagactgtggccatactggaggcACCACCTTACAGAAATTTtagtggggacataaacacaccaacaccagttatcaagtggtggtggtggtggggggaacaaGCATTAACACAAaaatactcgcacacacacatacatacatgcatgcatacaatgggcttctttcagtttccttctaccaaatccactcacaagactttgattgacctgaggctatgatagaagatacttgctcatgatgcctcgcagtgggactgaaccttgaaccatgtggttaggaagcaaacttcttaccacacagccatgcctctgcctTATTTTACTTACTTTCCTGATGCAGTTGAGAAAAGCATGATTGTCACAAAATCACTTTTTATATTCGTTGATAATCTGGAATTTTCTCATTAATTTCCTTGTTTTCATCCATAGGAAAACGGTgatgaaaaaaatgagagaattaCATTGAATTCTGTGATGTATTTAGATCTgtatctttttgttctgagttcaaatcttttcaAGCCACACTTATCTTGTCCTGGATAAGgggccattaaaataaatacccaTAACATAATTGTAAAGATGTTTTTTatgaattattaataaaaataaattactgttgttcttgttgttgttgtttctgagtGAAGTTGTATGTTCAAAACTTGTTTGTCTCAGTTTCCTAATATTCTACGAGCAAATGAAGAAGAAACACACTCGGGTCTCGATGTAGCTaatggtaaaatttccattttgttGTATTTGATGCTATTTGTGTTCTGTTTAAGAGAGAAACCATTTTGAGTCAAAGACTTTGGAACAGAAGCAGTATCCTTATTCACTGATAACGTTTTCAAAGGTTGGTTCCACATACATTTCTGTAAAGTTTTTGGTGAAAAGGAAGCAACTCTTTTAGTGTTTAAAGAATTTCTGCTATCTCTCATAGAATTATGGTTGTTTAATTTCGACACCCAGTCCTTGTAGGAACCAAAATTCAAAAGTCTTTGactttcagtgatttttttttggtaaattttcCCCATTGTAGTTTTTAAGCGATCTTGGTAAGGCATAAAACCATGAATAGAAGAATAGATGAATGTAGGACTGTCAAGAACTGACTGGTGGAAACGCGACCTGAATGCTTTGGATTTTGTAATCAATATATCagaattgtttatatttgttttatctgaATTTGCCTGCAGATGTATCGAAGCCTTGTAATCTTGAATACCATTGTTCTCAGTAGTGTCACATTTAGATTCAGCCAAAAAAGTTGGTGCTTTTTTGGTAAGCTTCAAATTCGAAATGCTTTTCTCTTGAATCCAAAATTTCTTGTAAGAATTTGGAGGAATCTGGAGGTTTTCTGTTGAAGACTTACTTAAAGCCACTTGCGAAATATCTAAAAGTAAATTGTTGGTTCTTATCGTATAAAAATGTTCGTATTTTGTGTCTTTGTAATTTTGCTTTTCAGCTTTATCTTTGCTTCTTAAACCAACCATTTTTCGTGAGAAATTCCTGTTATTTAAAGTAGGTTTCAATTCTTTCATGGTTTCTATTTCCACAGCAGTAAATCCCTTGGCATTGTCAATTTAATGGACTCAGGTGAGCACAAAAGAGTGATTCAAATTTAGGTTGGacaatttgtttttcaaataaaactAATTCATGTAGTAGCAGTTGATAGCAAATTAACCAAATTTGAAagggttagtagtagtagtagtagtagtagtagcagtagtagcagtagtaatagtagtagtagtagtagtagtagtagcagcagcagcagcagtagcagcagcagtagtagtagtagtagtagtagtagtagtagaagtagtagttataattctttctacttttggcacaaggccagcaattttagggtaaGAAGGACAAGTCAGTTAAATTGAGTGCAGTGCTTGACCAGgagtttatttcatcaacctcaaagAGATGAGAAGCAAAAAGGgatgaccttggcaaaatttaacccaaacataaagaactggaagaaataccaccagGCATTTTGTTTGACGCTAACCATTCTATTAATCCACCACccttgtaataatgataataataataataataacttatttcATTTGTCATAAGGGTGAAGGGAGGAGGAACATAATGAAGACAAATCACTGAGGTCGCAAAGTTCTTCCTAGAATTGATGATGGGTGTGGGGAAAAATTAGGAACCGAAATAATCAAATCCAATCATGTTGGAGTTGGTAGGATTTGATCCCAGAATAagaaattgatatatattatcTTGTTGCCAATAATCCAGTGAATCCTTGTTCCTTGTTCTTCATACATTCACATCAGGGTCAAAcatataacaaattaatatttgTCTTTAAAATGGTTGATCCTCACAGTTAAACAATAAAACACCTGGATTTATTGCCTGGTCTTCGTTCGTGTTTCTTTGTTGCAATGAAGAAGACCTCCAAGACTAAAAGAGTTTATGAATTCAGTTGTTAACGAAATATTCTTCCAGAAAAACTGGAATCACATCATATTAATCCAAAGATGAATCTATattggaaagaaaaggaaaaaaaaaagcattaagtcTGTAATTAGGAAGGATTACTTGAGACTTCAATAAAGGAAAAACCGTAATTATTTcagagagtaaaaaataaaatctgtaTAAAATATGTGTCAGTTGGTTGATTTCCAAGTAATGCTTTATCTTGCACAGactgtgtttgtgcatgagtgtgtgtgtgtgtgtgtgtgagagagagagagagagtgtgtgtgagagagagagagagagagaaagagagaacagaggcAGTTAACATAAGAGGAGCAGGATGAGTGATGAGTGTCtgataactttctgaaaaatatacatttttaaaaattaaattttgcagAGATAGGTTTTCAGTGGAGCAGATTGTGACTATGTGGATGAGATTCAGAAAAATAAtgcatttattgaaaatattcaaatgtgATCATGAGAGTGAAATGAACAAGTCGTGGGGTATAAAGAATGGAATAATCCCAAAAGTCATTGGAACTGTAGGACTCATCAAGAAGAGTGTGGGGTGGGAAGAAAACTTCCCTAATTAGACAGCATCAACATCTATACAGTCCAGATGATTATCCTACAGGGGGATGGCCCCCACACGATAGAGGGTGCTGTTAATCAGGTGACATTGTTTCTAATGCACTACCTCAGGCCCATTGTTTGGACCTGGTCCTACTTGATATAAAGTAGGGACCCATAAAAGATGTTGTCTTCGATTGATTAGAAGGACTGAAGGACCCGTGATGTTTGGGGAAGTACAaaggagaaatagaaaaagaaagaaaacattgaaacaaTTGTGGGTGGGGGTGAgatcaacaacaatgacaaaaacaataataagcaGAAACAATGAATAGTAtgttgtattttgggagggtcatACTGCCAATAAATAAAAGCACATGCACTGGTACtgtttcacttcagttttattgcTAATTAAGTACATAATTAATCAATGAATCAATTAATTAGTCTGACAAAGCCCTTTCATCACAGTTGTGACCCTATCAGTGTCAACATGTGAAGGGCAcgtctcagtggttagagcatagtgagttcaattcctggacttgccatatgttgtgttcttgagcaagacactttatttcacaaatttagtgggaggaggctagttgattacatcgacctcagtgtttcattgataattatttcatcaacctgTATTCTGATGGAAGAAGgaaaatatagaactgtgaaaGAAGTTTTTCCTTCAGATGTAAATCCACTGGGGCCTGAAGTGAGTATTGAACCTAGTGCCCCAGTGGTGAATTATGATGACATAAAATGGTAAGTTGAGATTATTTTAAAGAACTGTTAAAGACGCTTTGTTTGAAATAATTGATATCACATAATCATTCTGGAGCGGGGCCAGGGTGACCGTTTCACCTTCAttgtaaaattttcattttattcatttttcatgcGTTAATTGTCCccacatgtgtgtttgtcccctctatgtcggccccttctgggcaataaacaatcaacttatttcatcaaccttgaaagaatgaagtgcaaagtcaacctaggcagaatttgaattgataacagtaacaataagcttttctactaaaggcctgaaatttgtggggaggggctagttgattatatcgaccccagtgtgtaactggtacttatttcatcaaccttgataggatgaaagaccaagttgaccttgatggaatttgaactcagaacgtaaggacgaacaaaatgctgctaagcagtttgcacggcttgctaacaattctgccagctcgctgccttaataataataataataataataataataataataataataataataataggcaaactggcagaaacgttagcacgcggggcaaaatgcgtagccgtacttcgtctgccgttttgttctgagttcaaattccgccgaggtcgactttgcctttttcctttcggggtcgataaattaagtaccagttacgcactggggtcgatgtaattggcttaatccgtttgtctgtccttgtttgtcccttctgtgtttagcccattgtgggtagtaaagaaataaataatagtaataataataataataataataataatgataataataataataaaaatgatcctttctacaaaaagcacaaagcctgaaattttgaaggaggggactagtcgattacattgactccagtgtatcactggtatttaatttattaaccccaaaaggatgacaggcaaagtcaacctctgcagaataacgataataatgataataataataatcctttctactataggcacaaggcctgaaattttgcagaagggactagttgattacatcaattccagtgttcaactggtacttattttattgaccccaaaagggcgaaaggcaaaatcaacctcagcggaatttgaactcagaacatagcgataggtgaaataccactaagcatttcatccagagcGATTCTTCCAACtccctgccttaataatgataataataataataataataataacaataataataataataataataataataataataataataataataataataataataataataataataataataataataacaacaataataataataataataataataataataataataataataataataataataataacaataataataataataata
This region of Octopus sinensis unplaced genomic scaffold, ASM634580v1 Contig16619, whole genome shotgun sequence genomic DNA includes:
- the LOC115230880 gene encoding zinc finger protein 593-like produces the protein MTHTSRKGFHKNKSACCFKKKWKTKRYLRDVDQIHVDMKPAEASKLLNQAVNYDLPGAAQFYCLHCSKYFISNFALKEHFRGKPHKRRIKELKTEPYSQAEAERAAGMGSYIAPKTVHVETQPLKPDSEIMEF